The Rhipicephalus sanguineus isolate Rsan-2018 chromosome 10, BIME_Rsan_1.4, whole genome shotgun sequence genome segment caggacacgatttaccactgagctacactgtgttatgtacaatgaaacagcacatcagtgcttctgatatgcagaaaaagaaaattaactgaaaaaaaattgcagggcaccattgaagcaaaccagcgtatcacaACTCGtggtgtgaacaaaaataaatctacatatatgtacaactagtctttacaaatcactgtgcaggtggcttccgctgcaGTGAGGGCCcaggcgagggtaccaacgccttgcaatttgtggaccgcgtcaccgagaagttgaacctggcgcagctttccaatgatgcctggccctgccgcctggtgtttgcggctagtaactccagtgcctcggcctgccggttgcccccatctcgcagctgcggcatgagctggaaaccaagaaatgtgttgccattatcatctataaatttcctgctaccgactcttcgctggaagcttctgttcgtgaagactttcagtgtgtgcaacaatttcgtcTCTGTGGAAAATCCACTGACCTAAAGGCATTCATGAATGGTGCttagttcaccgcacaaccaatgcacttcgtttggacagaccaaagtgGTGCCGCAATTcgttttcgctcatctcatcaaacgcatctcacacctctaaccacctctgcacgaGAAGCAACCaagcagcccttttcagggctacagaATCGTTTGTCTGGCTTTACACGATGACCGACACAATCTCCTTctgaaaccctagctgctgcagtatgcataacatacagcaagcaggtgtaacacaggtgcaaacatgtgcatttgtgtatgatggctatgttaagttatataacgagcttgctttttgaacagtatatttagcaatagcacattttcagtttcacttttgaagcaagtgacaaaatagggaaacatttcaagatgttgaacattcttCTACTGCAACTTTTtcgctacatttcaccataactgcaaggcaggacacctgtttattccatctgacagttatgcaaacaactagctcctgcaaccgtttgccaaattttttttgtgcaactttttgtctttatgcccacagatgtcatctcttcacaaacacatagccgcacgcatgagcatcacctgtgagcatgtcatACCATCTACagctaatcaaaaacatcagcgaaacttacgagttgtgGCACGGGGAaggtcctgggccacatcctcttcagccacaccagcagcagctggagcagggctcacctgttagtagtaagaagtttcttgattgacactcGAGTGCAAGATGTGAAAGTTCACCTGCAAGCCGCGGAAGTTGTTCCCGACCAAGAACCTTGGCGGTGCAGGCGACGGAAGTCCCCAGATAGTGCACATGCTTGCAGGCTCTGATCTGGGGGAACCATCTGTAAGCATACGTTAAAAAAAGACTATATCCCAGTCTTGTCCCTACTAATGATAACAGTGCAGCTACACAGAGCTAAAAACAATAATTCGTAGGAATTATTGTGGCGAATGTGCACTAATGCTGGAAGtggaatagcaatgttttttttagaGATGTTtacacagcggcatgctatgacacagacttcggagagagggtggAGGGAAGCAAATCTACTGGCTACgcgcctcactcgactcgagggtctgagaaatgggttggaacacgtagggtgctctaatgagcttcgaaatatagttcgcggctgttctttcgtcatcacagcaaatgtggctgttttgctttctgttctgagcggcacaacgtgttagcacctcagccaacgcggcggccgggtgattcactcgatattgtttgaaaaagtaaaactgacagcgcgtaatggctagaagcaaatgagcacactaattcgcagcatacaagtaacaatgatattctaagccagtgcttaccgattcagatcacccgaactctgggcctcgcttactgtcgacccgcgcggtccctgtcaagcacgacgcggccgcggtaacccgtaatctggccgcctccggtgccgctgtaaagcacaagcgggacgtgtaagatgaccgaccacaatacaattgtgctcgcactcacctctgctgctctcggagtttggcaaggctgtggtgttacgcgcagggacttcgttcaaaagcgctaccagctcctgccacatgtcgtcccggtcctccctcgtgaacgacggcttcagcgggcacgacagcgtcgcgatctgtggatgctctctcacaaaagccagcagaagctccttttgacgatcagacacccgagaaccaacgcagacggcgcgatgggacgacattttgaaactgcgtcagccgctacttttcttttttttttcgcgttcgcgacaccatctagcgacgacgtcaaaaaaaactaacattattaaatattatcactcaaagctgttgctgtttgaaagagtgtttgagcttgagaagcaaaaacaataattttctgtaaagtaattatatttattaaaaggcgagaaacgcttcacggtccccgtgccgacgtcacaggatgcgcgtctacttccggaaagctctccgcttcacgattggctgttctcttcctctcggcggttctaggcgggagtgctgcgcctcctctcacttttgtgacgtaggcaccgcagaacgaacgcgaacgaacaaagatctccgatcgcccccttgatcgacggacgacgccctgttcgccgctatcattgtacagcgtgtattgctgtagttgtagttctcattttccggccacaagttcggccaaataaacagtttcatcccgcaaacgccgactgctgtcttcgtcgacgtcacgaccacgtgacaatatgctgtgatcttttcggggggggggggcacctccttgatccgacatggggtccgggcagataagtgcggtcgagtgtcatattgtgctctgtatcccatgggaataaaatttcgggggggggggggggcacgggcctcgtgtgtcaccccctggctacgccactgggtagGAGCCTTCTTATTTTGTCAGtactgaagagaggccaggtgcagtggtagggaccgagagccatacgagcgatccagggaggaacgtgggctcagaagtggtggtgccaccgcgaatgctcttctgccgctcttgttcatgagTTGTAGAGGTCtgggcaagctcgcgacactcttcagcaagcctggctgtgtcagaaataggcgcacactcagtgCTGGGCTGTATCGAAGATACGTGTATCTTAGATAGTATCACAGActctctttgggtatcttgtatctgtatcgcgatacgtctcgcaagacaagcatctgtatctgtatttccgatgcattcAATAAagttatcttaagatacaagatactgctatcgcaacaccgcCGTGGGAAACAATTaccgctggctgaactccgcttctcaagctggtactggtgccactaagccacctgaataatactaagggcagtgacattattttatctttccgccagagtcatccagtgaaggcaggcgatgaggtctgtGCGTCTCTATTGGCGGAGAAGAGTCACGTGGTAACGCACTCTctacaaaaacaagcgcgcgagcGTCTATAGCTAACCCATGCACGTATAAGCGAAGTACcggcgttctccacagccggtcgcatgagaaagtgtgatagtCTAatatgtggctctgctgttatttTGCGTatccctgatggagaaccgtggtaaccttgactacgaagctcagcagaggctctggccgcggtgcgtgccgtgtaacacgaATTGAGCAGCTATAGAGACAGACTGAAGACGCTTGATACGCACGCCGCGACATCCTATAATCTgtgttggtcgtcaccacacagcatcgcgcacataagttttgaaggctcagagttccggtTCTAACCAGATGAGACGTGTGTCATACAAATAAATCGcgaaatgttggtcgtgaccacctttaGGTTTGTTTTGCCCATGGCCTTCGCGATTGCCGTAGctatcacggaggccacggttttgcctttcgttgcatttgcagtatatacaaacggaatACAACCATCAAGATATCAtttgataatataataataatatctgggttttaaagtctcaaaaccacgatagattatgagagacgccatagaggagggctccgaaaatttcgaccacctggggttctttaacgtgcacctaaatttaagtacatgggcctcaaatattttcgcctccatcgaaaatgcagccgccgcggccgggattcgatcccgctaccttcgagtcagcaagataccatttgaggatgcgtgaTAAAACAgtcacaggaagcgagagatgaagggagtatgcaactgaaaaggcgaaaatcgccggggtcATTCGTCCCTTATAaagcgagttttgtaccactgatcgtaagatacatagctaagtaaattgatcgtgtatgtacctcatcgctttggcattacgtatatacccgattttaacgcattaaggcgctagagaacggaccTCGGAGgacttgcctcgaactcgatgtcgtgcagTGCTCGCTTGCACTTGCGAGTTGAAGCGTGCCGgaataactgaaacttcttttattgcgatagcaattatatggacagtctcggctggaaaatgtccgtccccgtaaGAAATATAAGAATATCTTATATAAGAAATATAAGAAATataaatataagaagcgagctcgctcgcttcttatatttgcgcaaggagaaccttggccttccgctgtctgctcgcgcggttttctcgtggtgagggcaagagggatgtttcaagctttaaccgtgatgtccgcgctcatgttacggagcgccgctaaacgacgccgctaaacgaacaaacagaagatgagcgcgaactatcaagtgtcacagctcgacacttgaagcacgctagtttccttcgctgcttcggccgcctttgtaacaggagcgctgttcaaactgagagtatccattggcgagcctcacttcgtatagcattagtttcttgctatcgcattcattgcttcgcccttgcggggaaactgtgattttttttttcatagtaccCGTAGTTCGCTTTGATGAACTTTCTACTTTTTAGAATCGTGGATTGGCGTAAGAAGCTTTCCAGATCCTTGATTTCCAGGAAACCGCGAATCGATATCAACGAAAGAAGGGGGGTGGGAGTTCCATTGTGGCCTATGCCCATTAGCTTGCGGACGGCTCTTTTTGTACTACCatttagcgccagggctgcgatgagggcgctggtggcgctgtttttcgcagcgccgcctgggcggagtctgacgtctatacctgCTTGccggagtgtattgaacttgtgaacaAGGTATACtctctatattttctgtctctcggggaccggaagtttgactgaagtatgtaaagttcgAGATCGGCGAAATTGTGATctactacattaaaatgctgtgccactgctttcggtaatttcttcaCCGTGcacgcgcgatgcccgtttaatctaacattaacaggctgtcccatttcgccaatgtaccgcttgtgaaaatatgaacattcgatcatacGAATAATATTTGAACTATAGGGCAGGTAAAAGTAGATTTTATAtgatcacttccggtgcttttaactataacttcATCTTGAAAGTGTTTGCAAGTCTTTCAAAtattggacgagaacaaggtgttatgtggacAGTAGAATGAAGCTTTACTTTTGCAtacactaacatgtccttaaaattcctattgcggcgatacacgaacTTTGGTACTTCGGGAAACGCGTTACTAAGGCGCTCGTCTCTTGCCAGTATTggataatacttacggaggatattatttatgtttgggaaCACATTTGATAATTTGAGTGCTGGCAGCTGGAAATTATGCTGTGTTGGGCTGGGGCTCTTTTAGCTAGTGCTGATTTGCTATCTacttgacatgcttcgttgtagaccttgtttagagcgtcTTGCGGATAATTTAGTtaaactaatgtttcctttaggttgcttaagtgttCACATGAATGTAATCACCGTCGTCgatacagatccttcttatacgcctcgcctgtccaaCAAATATTCCTTGTTTGCAATGTCGCGAGTGATGACTAGTGcaatctaggtattgttggctGTGTGTTGGTTTTCtctaaagcgtcgtctttaattttcctgtttCAATAGATACCATCGTGTCTAGGAAGTTGTCTTCTCAGTGCAGACCCAACAACGATGTCTTCTCGAACGATGTCTTCTCAGCGCAGACCAAGCAAATTATCGCAAAAGCTTTCTTGTGGTCACTCAAAGTTTACATGGTGTTGCTGCGTACCGTTACAAAGgcacgttaaagggactgtctaccgcttggAAACATTTTTCGGAttatggtgaaaatgagaagatcgttagtcatcggcggcaacgagcatgcttttgccccataaaaaaaggaattatatttttaatttgatgttgaaaatcgtgaaagaatgaccgctagcgtcactcAACAGCGATCTGGTTCAATTCattggtaggacaagaaatcctcgaagGTAGACtgattttgcttaaaaacaaacatgtataacttgaaattgtattttacgcacttgaggcacctttagGTTGCGTCAGAGATTaatttttcccctttttttcacGCATCCAAAGAGGCGCCCGGTggtgctgcttgcggcgccgtgtACGATTTCTTTtacttcaactcatgcgctatgccatgcggctctccgcgctggtcgttctgtgccgctgtattgttgttaggacgTCTCACATGTgttgcgctgtgaaggcgcgcatatattgCCTCTTtctgatgaatcgacttggcttggattgcggcaacagtgctaaaataaacgcatagactgcgattacacaaaaacaagtgttctgta includes the following:
- the LOC119371854 gene encoding uncharacterized protein LOC119371854, which codes for MWQELVALLNEVPARNTTALPNSESSRDGSPRSEPASMCTIWGLPSPAPPRFLVGNNFRGLQVSPAPAAAGVAEEDVAQDLPRATTPHAAAARWGQPAGRGTGVTSRKHQAAGPGIIGKLRQVQLLGDAVHKLQGVGTLAWALTAAEATCTVICKD